One segment of Theobroma cacao cultivar B97-61/B2 chromosome 9, Criollo_cocoa_genome_V2, whole genome shotgun sequence DNA contains the following:
- the LOC18591053 gene encoding E3 ubiquitin-protein ligase listerin has product MYSRMGRQKGEGARSKSRPSSSSLAASLLPSGSAAAAVGFGGYVGSSRLDSSISAEDSSPFLDIDSEVAQHLKRLARKDPTTKLKALASLSALLKQRSGKEIVPIIPQWAFEYKKLLLDFNREVRRATHETTTILVTSVGRDLAPHLKSLMGPWWFSQFDPSSEVSQAAKRSLQAAFPAQEKRLDALILCTTEIFMYLEENLKLTPQNLSDKTVALDELQEMHQQVISSSLLALATLLDVLVSVQIERPGFENVSAEPKHASKARATAISFAEKLFSAHKYFVDFLKSQSPAIRSATYSALRSFIKNIPQVFDEGNMKTLAAAVLGAFQEKDPACHSSMWDAILLFSKRFPDSWTTINVQKSVFNRFWSFIRNGCFGSQQVSYPALVLFLDAIPSKALSGDNFFLDFFHNLWAGRNPVHSSNADRLAFFRAFRECFLWGLHNAFKFCDTVDSISHFRITLINNILVKLLWQDYISSVSLKDQDSDQPLHGKTMETQNIKYPISYLQELGKCIVEILSGIYSLEQDLLSFFCMAFQETCQGLLQEKVVTEQTTLNMEPIIKFLSLVDRHVNQKGEAWPLLHLVGPMLSTSFPLIRSLDSPDGVRLLSISVSIFGARKVLQVLFSNNDAVSRGPPHDKESELKLKYFLQVYKETFVPWCLHGYNCGTSARLDLLLALLDDECLSEQWHAIITYAIDLVSSKVGLGSMDSNHLAVLAMLLEKARNEVRRRKVGEDSFHRLGSLPDHWHHELLETAAVSAAFSLPPFGTSDVQFVRSVLGGATEGNLDSFVSRKSVILIFKEVSRKLVSFILDSSFNSVKLASGLFTSVEEGLALESKDPANVVEMARFALEILEGSFFCLRALDEESDLVSSISAAMFIIDWEYRMTLAVDDALDDESRKKIKVRLDICELAHGYQSKIRNLWKSFSRDVGKGIRSILICIIRSAIFKEDKLETNKIVSLCCLMMIEVLDCLCQDQYEEQNLVDHLLRKGDMWPWWIIPDFNSLRGPAISDTERVYASACYKFVSLIDNLISKLGFDKVIACDEMDAPPLPTKDTTNNEVTSRAWLAAEILCTWKWPGGSAATSFLPLLISFAKRRNYSSYEGFLDSIFNTLLDGALVHGENCAQRSFHAWPALGEDMEAMEDIKEPFLRALVSFLFTLLKENIWGIEKAMILFQLLVNKLFIGEAVNTSCLRILPPILCVLLPTFCQRSIRSSGCSDLDGKPDPLDEKQIQDTIKGWLQRILIFPPLVTWQTGQEMEEWFHLVFSCYPLRAVGGAEVMKLDRNIGHDERILLLDLFRKQRHNNSRSIAANQLPVVQMLLSKLMVISVGCCWREFDEEDWEFLFSHLRCWIESAVVMMEEVAENVNDAVTEQSSSDNLDLICRKLEQIVLVSDLSLINITKNSLISFSFFCGILEFQPTEDTDNLNHLRTERWDPIKKQILESILRLFFSTGIAEAIAASYSYEAAAIISASRFYHQSFWELVASSVIKSPAHTRDEAVKSVELWGLSKGPVCSLYAILFSSRPIPSLQLAAYAVLSTEPISKLAVFGEGSVRCLDVDPSAYQESGHLDISPEENIHLTEELSYMIEKLPYDVLDIDLAAEQRVHLFLAWSLLLSHLSSLPSLSPPRERLVQYIQNSANPLILDCLFQHLPSDLCLMHVLKKKDGEPPKVLSEAATAATHSITTGSLLFSVESLWPIEPVKMAALAGAIYGLMLRLLPAYVRGWFSDLRDRSTSSMIESFTRAWCSPPLVANELSLIKTANFADENFSVSVSKSANEVVATYTKDETGMDLIIRLPVSYPLRPVDVDCVRSLGISEVKQRKWLMSMMLFVRNQNGALAEAIRIWKRNFDKEFEGVEECPICYSVIHTANHSLPRLACKTCKHKFHAACLYKWFSTSHKSSCPLCQSPF; this is encoded by the exons GCTGCCTTCCCTGCTCAGGAAAAGAGATTAGATGCTTTAATCTTATGCACAACGGAGATTTTTATGTATTTGGAAGAAAATTTGAAGCTTACACCACAAAATTTGTCTGATAAAACAGTTGCCTTGGATGAATTGCAAGAGATGCACCAGCAG GTTATATCCTCTTCATTACTGGCTTTGGCAACACTACTTGATGTTTTGGTCTCCGTGCAAATAGAAAGacctggttttgaaaatgtatCTGCTGAACCAAAGCATGCTTCAAAGGCCAGGGCGACTGCTATTTCCTTTGCTGAAAAACTCTTCTCTGCCCATAAATATTTTGTGGATTTTTTGAAGTCTCAGAGCCCTGCAATTCGGTCAGCTACATACTCAGCCTTAAGAAGTTTCATTAAAAACATTCCTCAGGTGTTCGATGAGGGAAATATGAAAACCCTTGCTGCAGCAGTTCTTGGTGCTTTCCAGGAAAAAGATCCTGCTTGTCATTCTTCGATGTGGGATGCAATTTTGCTATTTTCGAAGAGATTTCCTGACAGTTGGACTACCATAAATGTTCAGAAATCTGTATTCAATCGATTTTGGTCTTTTATTAGGAACGGGTGCTTTGGATCTCAGCAAGTTTCTTATCCGGCATTGGTTCTCTTCTTAGATGCTATTCCTTCTAAAGCATTATCAGGagacaatttttttcttgattttttccATAACCTATGGGCTGGAAGGAACCCagttcattcttcaaatgcgGATCGACTAGCATTTTTCAGGGCATTTAGAGAGTGTTTTCTTTGGGGATTACATAATGCCTTTAA ATTTTGCGACACTGTCGATTCCATTTCTCATTTTCGGATCACCCTTATTAATAATATCCTTGTAAAGCTTCTGTGGCAAGACTACATATCATCTGTGAGCTTAAAAGACCAGGATAGTGATCAGCCTCTTCATGGAAAGACAATGGAAACACAGAATATTAAGTATCCAATAAGTTATCTGCAAGAGTTGGGAAAATGCATTGTTGAAATTCTTTCTGGCATTTATTCATTGGAACAGgatcttctttctttcttttgtatgGCATTTCAAGAAACGTGCCAGGGATTGCTTCAGGAAAAAGTGGTTACAGAACAGACAACGTTGAATATGGAACCAATTATTAAATTTCTGTCGTTAGTGGATCGACATGTGAATCAAAAGGGTGAAGCTTGGCCTTTGCTACATTTAGTGGGACCAATGTTGTCTACATCTTTCCCATTGATCAGATCACTT GATTCACCAGATGGTGTGAGGCTTTTGTCTATTTCAGTTTCAATATTTGGAGCACGCAAGGTACTCCAAGTGCTTTTCTCCAACAATGATGCAGTTTCTCGTGGTCCTCCCCATGACAAGGAGAGTGAGCTGAAGCTGAAGTATTTTCTTCAAGTTTACAAGGAAACATTTGTTCCTTGGTGTTTGCATGGATATAATTGTGGTACCAGTGCTCGACTAGATCTGTTGCTTGCATTGCTTGATGATGAATGTTTGTCTGAGCAGTGGCATGCTATTATCACATATGCAATTGACTTGGTAAGTTCTAAGGTTGGATTGGGCTCCATGGACTCAAATCACTTAGCAGTGTTGGCAATGCTTTTGGAGAAAGCAAGAAATGAGGTTAGGAGAAGGAAGGTGGGAGAAGATTCTTTCCATCGGCTAGGTTCCCTCCCAGATCATTGGCATCATGAGCTTCTTGAAACAGCTGCTGTTTCTGCTGCCTTTTCCCTTCCTCCTTTTGGAACTTCTGATGTGCAGTTTGTGcg TTCTGTTCTTGGTGGTGCAACAGAAGGCAATCTAGATTCATTTGTTTCTAGAAAGTCGGTCATCCTGATATTCAAGGAGGTTTCAAGAAAACTAGTTTCTTTTATTCTGGATTCCTCTTTCAATTCTGTTAAGCTGGCAAGTGGTTTGTTTACTTCTGTAGAAGAAGGCCTTGCATTGGAAAGTAAGGATCCTGCAAATGTGGTTGAAATGGCTCGTTTTGCTCTTGAAATACTTGAAGGTAGTTTCTTTTGCTTAAGGGCACTTGATGAGGAAAGTGACTTGGTTTCAAGTATTTCAGCGGCAATGTTTATTATTGACTGGGAGTATAGGATGACACTAGCAGTAGACGATGCTCTTGATGATGAATCCAGGAAAAAAATCAAGGTGCGGTTGGATATTTGTGAATTAGCTCATGGTTATCAATCCAAGATAAGGAATTTGTGGAAAAGCTTCAGCAGAGATGTGGGAAAAGGAATAAGGAGTATCTTGATTTGCATTATTAGGTCTGCCATCTTCAAGGAAGATAAACTAGAGACCAATAAAATTGTGTCTTTGTGCTGTCTGATGATGATTGAAGTGCTTGATTGTCTGTGTCAGGATCAGTATGAGGAACAAAATCTGGTAGATCATCTTCTAAGGAAGGGTGACATGTGGCCTTGGTGGATCATACCTGACTTCAATTCCCTGAGAGGGCCAGCTATATCAGATACTGAAAGAGTCTATGCAAGT GCATGCTACAAGTTCGTTTCTTTAATTGATAATCTTATCTCTAAACTTGGGTTTGATAAAGTCATTGCTTGTGATGAAATGGACGCTCCACCACTACCAACCAAGGATACAACAAATAATGAGGTTACTTCTCGAGCTTGGCTTGCTGCAGAAATACTATGCACGTGGAAATGGCCAGGAGGAAGTGCTGCGACCTCTTTCTTGCCTCTACTGATCTCGTTTGCCAAGAGGAGAAATTATTCTTCCTATGAAGGCTTCTTGGATTCCATTTTCAACACTTTACTTGATGGTGCTCTCGTTCATGGTGAAAACTGTGCACAGAGGTCATTTCATGCATGGCCTGCTTTAGGTGAAGATATGGAGGCTATGGAGGATATAAAAGAGCCCTTTTTGAGAGCTCTtgtatcttttcttttcacattgttaaaagaaaatatatggGGAATAGAAAAGGCCATGATTCTGTTTCAGCTTCTAGTAAATAAACTCTTTATCGGTGAAGCAGTCAACACAAGTTGTTTGAGAATACTTCCTCCGATTTTATGTGTTCTTTTACCAACATTTTGTCAAAGAAGTATCAGATCCAGTGGATGTAGTGATTTAGACGGTAAACCTGATCCACTTGATGAAAAGCAGATCCAAGATACTATCAAAGGCTGGCTCCAGAGGATTCTAATATTTCCACCTTTGGTCACATGGCAAACTGGACAAG aAATGGAAGAATGGTTCCACTTGGTCTTCTCCTGTTATCCTTTAAGGGCCGTGGGAGGTGCTGAAGTGATGAAGCTGGATAGAAATATTGGTCATGACGAGAGAATTCTCTTACTGGATTTATTTCGGAAGCAGAGACATAATAACAGTAGATCAATTGCAGCTAATCAGTTGCCAGTGGTGCAGATGTTGCTATCAAAGCTAATGGTGATTTCGGTTGGTTGTTGCTGGAGGGAATTTGATGAAGAAGATTGGGAGTTTCTATTTTCCCATCTAAGATGCTGGATTGAATCAGCAGTGGTGATGATGGAGGAAGTTGCTGAAAATGTTAATGATGCAGTCACTGAACAGTCTTCTTCTGATAACTTGGATCTTATTTGTAGAAAACTTGAACAGATTGTGTTGGTTTCTGACCTTTCTCTtataaatatcaccaaaaatTCCCTCAtctcattttccttcttttgtgGGATTTTGGAATTCCAACCAACAGAAGACACAGATAATTTAAACCACTTGAGAACAGAAAGATGGGATCCTATAAAAAAACAGATTCTAGAAAGTATTCTCCGCTTATTCTTTTCCACTGGCATTGCTGAGGCCATCGCTGCTTCATATTCTTATGAGGCTGCAGCTATTATATCAGCTTCTCGATTTTATCATCAGTCTTTCTGGGAATTGGTTGCTTCAAGCGTCATCAAATCTCCTGCACATACAAGAGATGAAGCAGTCAAATCAGTCGAACTCTGGGGGCTAAGCAAAGGGCCTGTTTGCTCTTTGTATGCCATCCTCTTTTCTTCCAGACCAATACCATCTTTGCAGCTTGCTGCCTATGCTGTTTTGTCGACAGAACCTATTTCAAAGTTGGCTGTCTTTGGTGAAGGAAGTGTACGTTGCTTGGATGTTGATCCAAGTGCCTACCAGGAGTCAGGTCATCTTGATATCTCACCAGAAGAGAATATCCATTTGACGGAGGAATTATCTTACATGATTGAGAAATTACCTTATGATGTTCTTGATATAGATTTAGCAGCAGAGCAGCGG GTACATCTGTTCCTTGCTTGGTCTTTGTTGTTATCCCATTTGTCATCATTACCTTCATTATCACCTCCAAGGGAGAGACTGGTGCAATATATTCAAAATTCTGCTAATCCATTGATTCTAGATTGCCTTTTCCAGCATCTCCCTTCCGACTTATGTTTAATGCATGTtctaaagaagaaagatggggaGCCTCCTAAGGTTTTATCAGAGGCTGCTACTGCAGCAACACATTCCATCACAACAGGGTCATTATTGTTTTCTGTGGAATCGCTTTGGCCTATTGAACCTGTGAAAATGGCTGCCCTTGCTGGAGCCATATATGGCCTTATGCTTCGCCTGCTTCCTGCTTATGTGCGGGGATGGTTTAGTGATTTACGTGATCGTTCTACTTCATCAATGATCGAATCGTTTACTAGAGCATGGTGCAGTCCTCCTCTGGTTGCGAACGAACTGTCCCTG ATAAAGACAGCAAACTTTGCCGATGAGAACTTTTCAGTGAGTGTAAGCAAATCAGCAAATGAGGTTGTTGCTACCTATACAAAAGATGAGACAGGAATGGATCTAATTATTCGTCTTCCTGTGTCTTACCCGTTACGGCCAGTAGATGTTGATTGTGTGAGGAGCCTAGGGATAAGTGAAGTGAAGCAGAGGAAGTGGTTGATGTCTATGATGTTGTTTGTTCGTAATCAG AATGGAGCTTTAGCTGAGGCTATACGAATATGGAAGCGCAATTTTGACAAGGAATTTGAAGGTGTTGAGGAGTGCCCTATATGTTACAGTGTTATCCACACTGCAAACCACAGCCTTCCTCGTCTCGCTTGCAAGACCTGCAAACACAAATTCCATGCAGCATGCCTCTACAAGTGGTTCTCAACTTCTCACAAATCTTCATGCCCATTATGCCAGTCTCCATTCTAA
- the LOC18591052 gene encoding 28S ribosomal protein S29, mitochondrial, with product MLRSIAKQATLWKPRSDGIIPQPPTHLRSKPYSSKNTKASLTKAKKADAKSKSKTTGSSSAAASTAGEEFESAGADDFEAARARRLVEDEKDPSLDLGPKGRPLFTSTPSLSQLTRKDACLYMKFSEKGLKEVLPEGLPMGMVTEFKESMRPALLVRQSFLDLRDNFRRIVDPPMWSSHTKAPKARKQVVLDGPVSCGKSIALAMLVHWARDEGWLVLYAPRGREWTHGGFFYKNPGTGLWDTPVQAENVLKDFLKSNESHFQRLPCQIFDPIPLGEGAGVGWMKGVESMALPEGSTLYDLVQMGIKYSHAAVGVVVRLRKELSLVKDVPVLIAIDQYNNWFTFSEYEEPVTVRSCRPIHARELAVVNAFRSMMHDDMMVGAFSHSTAVGKLRKDLPDVPVDARVNLPRYSLDEADTVSHYYLRQRLVRREAFSEENWKKVYYLSNGNGAEMRWLIPLMR from the exons ATGTTGAGGTCCATTGCGAAACAAGCAACGCTCTGGAAGCCCCGAAGCGATGGGATAATCCCTCAGCCGCCTACCCATCTCCGATCAAAGCCCTATTCTTCGAAGAACACGAAAGCATCTCTCACAAAGGCCAAGAAAGCGGATGCCAAGTCCAAGTCCAAGACCACAGGTTCCTCGTCCGCCGCCGCATCGACCGCAGGTGAAGAGTTCGAATCAGCCGGCGCCGACGACTTCGAGGCTGCTCGAGCCCGACGCCTGGTCGAGGACGAGAAGGACCCTTCTCTGGATTTGGGTCCCAAGGGACGTCCCTTGTTCACTTCGACTCCCTCTCTCTCCCAGCTGACGCGCAAAGACGCTTGCTTGTATATGAAGTTTAGTGAGAAGGGATTAAAAGAGGTATTGCCGGAAGGGTTGCCGATGGGAATGGTGACAGAGTTCAAGGAGTCGATGAGGCCAGCGTTGCTTGTTCGACAGAGTTTCTTGGATCTTCGTGATAATTTTAGACGCATTGTTGATCCTCCAATGTGGTCTTCTCATACTAAAG CTCCTAAAGCGAGAAAGCAAGTTGTATTGGACGGTCCAGTTAGCTGTGGGAAGAGTATTGCGCTGGCAATGCTTGTGCATTGGGCTCGTGATGAGGGTTGGCTTGTTTTATATGCCCCTAGGGGTCGTGAATGGACTCATGGAggatttttctataaaaatccaGGAACAGGTCTTTGGGACACACCTGTCCAGGCTGAAAATGTTCTCAAG gATTTTCTGAAATCCAATGAATCACACTTTCAACGATTGCCTTGCCAAATTTTCGATCCTATTCCATTAGGAGAAGGTGCTGGTGTTGGATGGATGAAAGGAGTTGAATCGATGGCCCTCCCTGAAGGTTCAACACTGTATGACCTGGTTCAAATGGGAATCAAGTACTCACATGCAGCTGTTGGAGTTGTAGTTAGGCTGAGAAAAGAATTATCACTTGTGAAAGATGTCCCTGTGCTTATTGCAATTGACCAG TATAATAATTGGTTTACATTCAGTGAGTATGAGGAGCCGGTGACTGTCCGTTCTTGTCGGCCAATACATGCTAGAGAACTTGCGGTG GTGAATGCCTTTAGGTCCATGATGCATGATGACATGATGGTTGGTGCTTTCTCTCATTCAACTGCAGTAGGAAAACTTCGTAAAGACCTGCCAGATGTCCCTGTAGATGCCCGTGTTAATTTGCCTCGTTATAGCTTAGATGAGGCAGACACTGTTAGCCATTACTACCTCAG GCAAAGGCTCGTACGAAGAGAAGCATTCTCAGAGGAAAACTGGAAAAAAGTGTACTACTTATCCAATGGAAATGGGGCTGAAATGAGATGGTTAATTCCTTTGATGCGGTAA